Proteins encoded in a region of the Mycobacterium branderi genome:
- a CDS encoding DEAD/DEAH box helicase — MEGCQVTFGSELLAVAVAGSGPGEQPLRHVAELPPRASRARPWPAWAEADVVRAFTERGIDAPWSHQVDAAELAHAGRHVVVSTGTASGKSLAYQLPILCALATDPRARALYLSPTKALGHDQLRAAHALTAATPRLADVAPTAYDGDSPAEVRRFARERSRWLFSNPDMIHLSMLRNHARWAVFLRNLRYLVVDECHYYRGVFGSNVAMVLRRLLRLCARYSGAPTVIFASATTASPAATATELIGAPVTEITEDGSPQGGRTVALWEPPLRDDLTGENGAPVRRSAGAEAARVMADLIAEGARTLTFVRSRRGAELTALGARARLDDIAPELSEQVASYRAGYLPEDRSALEHALADGRLRGLATTNALELGMDIAGLDAVVLAGFPGTVTSFWQQAGRSGRRGQGALIVLIARDDPLDTYLVHHPAALLDKPIERVVIDPANPYLLGPQLLCAATELPLDEAEVRELGAEQVAASLVDDGLLRRRVGKYYPAPGVDPHPAVDIRGPTGGQITIVEAETGRLLGTAGVGQAPASVHPGAVYLHQGESYVVDSLDFDEGMAFVHAEDPGYATFARELTDIAVTGPGERTAFGSVTLGLVPVTVTSKVVGYLRRRLSGEILDFVELDMPTQTLATTAVMYTIAPEALERNGIDAPQVPGSLHAAEHAAIGLLPLVASCDRGDIGGLSTAVGPEPEGLPSVFVYDGYPGGAGFAERGFHQARTWLGATAAAIESCECTGGCPSCVQSPKCGSGNQPLDKAGAVRVLRLVLAELA; from the coding sequence ATGGAGGGGTGCCAGGTGACGTTCGGCAGCGAGCTGCTGGCCGTTGCGGTCGCCGGCAGCGGGCCGGGCGAGCAGCCGCTGCGTCACGTCGCCGAACTGCCGCCTCGCGCGAGCCGAGCCCGCCCGTGGCCCGCCTGGGCCGAGGCCGACGTGGTCCGCGCGTTCACCGAGCGCGGCATCGACGCACCGTGGTCGCATCAGGTCGACGCCGCCGAGCTCGCACACGCCGGACGTCACGTGGTGGTCAGCACCGGCACCGCGTCGGGCAAATCGCTGGCCTACCAGCTTCCGATCCTGTGCGCGCTGGCGACCGATCCGCGCGCCCGGGCGCTGTACCTGTCGCCGACCAAGGCGCTGGGCCACGACCAGTTGCGCGCCGCCCATGCGCTGACCGCGGCGACACCCCGGCTGGCCGACGTGGCACCGACCGCCTACGACGGCGACAGTCCCGCCGAGGTGCGCCGCTTCGCGCGCGAACGCTCCCGGTGGTTGTTTTCCAACCCGGACATGATTCACCTGTCGATGCTGCGCAACCACGCCCGCTGGGCGGTGTTCCTGCGCAACCTTCGCTATCTGGTTGTCGACGAATGCCATTACTACCGCGGCGTTTTCGGCTCCAATGTGGCGATGGTGCTGCGTCGCTTGCTGCGCTTGTGCGCCCGCTATTCGGGGGCGCCGACGGTGATCTTCGCCAGTGCGACGACGGCTTCGCCTGCTGCGACGGCAACCGAGCTGATCGGGGCGCCGGTGACCGAAATCACCGAGGACGGCTCGCCGCAGGGCGGGCGCACGGTGGCGTTGTGGGAACCGCCCCTGCGCGACGACCTGACCGGGGAGAACGGCGCTCCGGTGCGCCGCTCCGCAGGCGCCGAGGCGGCGCGGGTGATGGCCGACCTGATCGCCGAGGGCGCACGGACTTTGACGTTCGTGCGGTCACGCCGCGGCGCGGAGCTGACCGCGCTGGGTGCCCGCGCACGCCTGGACGACATCGCTCCGGAGCTGAGCGAGCAGGTGGCGTCGTATCGCGCGGGTTATCTGCCCGAGGACCGCAGCGCGCTCGAACACGCCCTAGCCGACGGGCGGTTGCGCGGGCTGGCGACCACCAACGCGCTCGAATTGGGCATGGACATCGCCGGATTGGATGCGGTGGTGCTGGCCGGCTTTCCCGGCACGGTCACCTCGTTCTGGCAGCAGGCGGGCCGGTCGGGGCGGCGCGGCCAGGGCGCGCTGATCGTGCTGATCGCCCGCGACGATCCACTCGACACCTATCTGGTCCATCACCCGGCGGCGTTGCTGGACAAGCCGATCGAACGGGTGGTGATTGATCCGGCCAACCCCTACCTTCTGGGGCCGCAATTACTTTGCGCGGCAACCGAATTACCGCTCGACGAGGCGGAGGTCCGGGAGTTGGGCGCCGAGCAGGTCGCCGCCTCGCTGGTGGACGACGGGCTGCTGCGACGCCGGGTCGGCAAGTACTACCCCGCACCGGGCGTGGATCCGCATCCGGCCGTGGACATCCGGGGGCCGACGGGTGGACAGATCACGATCGTCGAAGCCGAGACGGGACGGCTGCTGGGAACAGCCGGCGTCGGCCAGGCACCGGCCTCGGTACATCCCGGAGCGGTGTACCTGCATCAGGGCGAGAGCTACGTCGTCGACTCGCTGGACTTCGACGAGGGGATGGCGTTCGTCCATGCCGAGGATCCTGGATATGCAACGTTTGCGCGCGAACTCACCGACATCGCGGTCACCGGACCCGGTGAGCGCACGGCGTTCGGATCGGTGACACTCGGACTCGTCCCGGTCACCGTCACCAGCAAGGTCGTCGGCTACCTGCGCCGGCGGCTGTCCGGAGAGATCCTCGACTTCGTCGAGCTGGACATGCCGACGCAGACGTTGGCCACCACCGCGGTGATGTACACCATCGCGCCGGAAGCCTTGGAGCGCAACGGGATCGACGCGCCGCAAGTCCCGGGATCGCTGCACGCCGCCGAGCACGCCGCGATCGGACTGCTGCCGCTGGTGGCCAGTTGCGATCGCGGCGACATCGGCGGGCTGTCCACCGCCGTCGGCCCGGAGCCCGAAGGACTGCCGAGCGTGTTCGTCTACGACGGCTATCCGGGCGGGGCCGGCTTCGCCGAGCGCGGTTTCCATCAGGCCCGCACGTGGCTGGGTGCCACGGCGGCGGCCATCGAGTCGTGCGAATGCACGGGGGGATG
- a CDS encoding cold-shock protein: MPQGTVKWFNAEKGFGFIAPEDGSADVFVHYTEIQGSGFRTLEENQRVEFEVGQSPKGPQATGVRSI, from the coding sequence ATGCCACAGGGAACTGTGAAGTGGTTCAACGCGGAGAAGGGGTTTGGTTTTATCGCCCCCGAGGACGGTTCGGCCGACGTGTTTGTCCACTACACGGAAATCCAGGGATCGGGATTCCGCACCCTTGAGGAGAACCAGCGAGTGGAGTTCGAGGTCGGCCAAAGCCCGAAGGGGCCCCAGGCCACCGGCGTCCGCTCCATCTGA
- the topA gene encoding type I DNA topoisomerase, translated as MAGEDRGNRGNGRARRLVIVESPTKARKLAGYLGSNYVVESSRGHIRDLPRNAADVPAKYKSEPWARLGVNVDADFEPLYIISPDKKSTVSELKGLLKDADELYLATDGDREGEAIAWHLLETLKPKIPVKRMVFHEITEPAIRAAAEHPRDLDIDLVDAQETRRILDRLYGYEVSPVLWKKVAPKLSAGRVQSVATRIIVQRERDRMAFRSATYWDVVAELDASVSDPKASPPTFTARLTNVDGLRVATGRDFDSLGAVRKPDEVVVLDEARATELADGLRGAQLTVASVEEKPYTRRPYPPFMTSTLQQEAGRKLRFSSERTMSIAQRLYENGYITYMRTDSTTLSESAINAARTQARQLYGEEYVSPSPRQYTRKVKNAQEAHEAIRPAGETFATPDAVRRELDGDDFRLYELIWQRTVASQMADARGTTLSLRINGASGDAQVVFSASGRTLTFPGFLKAYVETVDELAGGEADDAERRLPHLSEGQRVDATELTPDGHSTNPPPRYTEASLVKALEELGIGRPSTYSSIIKTIQDRGYVYKKGSALVPSWVAFAVIGLLERHFGRLVDYGFTAAMEDELDAIASGNEQRTTWLNHFYFGGDHGVPDSVARSGGLKKLVGVNLEGIDAREVNSIKVFDDAEGRPIYVRVGKNGPYLERMVTGDDGEPKPQRANLNDSLTPDELTLEVAEQLFATPQEGRTLGVDPQTGHEIVAKDGRYGPYVTEILPESPDDGDAAGAKKGKKPTGPKPRTASLLRSMDLQTVTLDDALKLLSLPRVVGVDPETGEEITAQNGRYGPYLKRGKDSRSLSTEDQIFDITLDEALKIYAEPKRRGRQGASAPPLRELGTDPASGKPMVIKDGRFGPYVTDGETNASLRKGDDVLSITDERAAELLADRRARGPVKRARKTARKAPAKKRG; from the coding sequence TTGGCTGGTGAAGACCGCGGTAACCGCGGCAATGGACGCGCGCGACGACTCGTCATCGTCGAGTCGCCCACCAAGGCGCGCAAATTAGCCGGCTACCTGGGGTCCAACTACGTAGTCGAGTCGTCGCGGGGCCACATCCGCGACCTGCCCCGCAACGCCGCCGACGTGCCCGCCAAGTACAAGTCGGAGCCGTGGGCGCGGCTGGGCGTCAACGTCGACGCCGACTTCGAACCGCTCTACATCATCAGCCCCGACAAGAAGAGCACGGTCAGCGAGCTCAAAGGCCTGCTCAAGGACGCCGACGAGCTCTATCTGGCCACCGACGGCGACCGCGAGGGCGAGGCCATCGCGTGGCACCTGCTGGAGACGCTGAAACCCAAGATCCCGGTCAAGCGGATGGTGTTCCACGAGATCACCGAGCCGGCGATCCGCGCCGCCGCCGAGCACCCCCGCGACCTGGACATCGACTTGGTCGACGCCCAGGAGACCCGCCGCATCCTCGACCGGCTGTATGGCTACGAGGTCAGCCCGGTGCTGTGGAAGAAGGTGGCGCCCAAGCTGTCGGCGGGCCGGGTGCAGTCGGTGGCGACCCGGATCATCGTGCAGCGCGAACGCGACCGGATGGCGTTCCGCAGCGCCACCTACTGGGACGTCGTCGCCGAACTCGACGCCAGCGTCTCGGACCCCAAGGCCTCCCCGCCCACCTTCACCGCCCGGTTGACCAACGTCGACGGTCTGCGGGTGGCAACGGGCCGGGATTTCGACTCGCTGGGCGCCGTCCGCAAGCCCGACGAGGTCGTGGTGCTCGACGAGGCTCGAGCGACCGAGTTGGCCGACGGGCTGCGCGGCGCCCAGCTGACCGTGGCCTCGGTGGAGGAAAAGCCCTACACCCGCAGGCCCTATCCGCCGTTCATGACCTCCACGCTGCAGCAGGAGGCCGGCCGCAAGCTGCGGTTCTCCTCCGAGCGCACGATGAGCATCGCCCAGCGGCTCTACGAGAACGGCTACATCACCTACATGCGGACCGACTCGACGACGCTGTCGGAGTCGGCGATCAACGCCGCCCGCACCCAGGCCCGCCAGCTCTACGGCGAGGAGTACGTCTCGCCGTCGCCGCGCCAGTACACCCGCAAGGTGAAAAATGCGCAGGAAGCCCACGAGGCCATCCGGCCCGCCGGTGAGACGTTCGCCACCCCGGACGCGGTGCGCCGCGAGTTGGACGGGGATGATTTCCGGCTCTACGAGCTGATCTGGCAGCGCACCGTCGCCTCGCAGATGGCCGACGCCCGCGGCACGACGTTGAGCCTGCGGATCAACGGCGCATCCGGCGACGCGCAGGTGGTGTTCTCCGCCAGCGGTCGCACGCTGACCTTCCCGGGGTTCCTCAAGGCCTATGTGGAGACCGTCGACGAGCTCGCCGGCGGCGAGGCCGACGACGCCGAGCGGCGGCTGCCGCACCTGAGCGAGGGTCAGCGGGTCGACGCCACCGAGCTGACCCCCGACGGCCACTCCACCAACCCGCCGCCCCGCTACACCGAGGCGTCGCTGGTCAAGGCGCTCGAAGAACTGGGCATCGGGCGGCCGTCGACGTACTCGTCGATCATCAAGACCATCCAGGACCGCGGCTACGTCTACAAGAAGGGCAGCGCGCTGGTGCCGTCCTGGGTGGCGTTCGCGGTAATCGGCTTGCTGGAGCGGCATTTCGGCCGGCTGGTCGACTACGGGTTCACCGCCGCAATGGAAGACGAGCTCGACGCCATCGCCTCCGGCAACGAGCAGCGCACCACCTGGCTCAACCACTTCTACTTCGGCGGCGACCACGGCGTGCCCGACTCGGTGGCCCGCTCGGGCGGTCTGAAGAAGCTGGTCGGGGTCAACCTCGAAGGCATCGACGCCCGAGAAGTCAACTCCATCAAGGTGTTCGACGACGCCGAGGGCCGGCCCATCTATGTCCGGGTGGGCAAGAACGGGCCCTATCTGGAACGCATGGTCACCGGTGACGACGGCGAGCCGAAACCGCAACGGGCCAATCTCAACGACTCGCTGACCCCCGACGAGCTCACGCTCGAGGTGGCCGAACAGCTTTTCGCCACTCCGCAGGAGGGCCGGACGCTGGGCGTCGACCCGCAGACCGGTCACGAAATCGTCGCCAAGGACGGCCGTTACGGACCGTATGTCACCGAGATCTTGCCCGAGTCGCCCGACGACGGCGACGCCGCCGGGGCCAAGAAGGGCAAGAAACCCACCGGGCCCAAGCCGCGGACGGCGTCGCTGCTGCGCAGCATGGACCTGCAGACCGTCACCCTCGACGATGCGCTGAAGCTGCTGTCGCTACCTCGGGTGGTCGGTGTGGACCCCGAAACAGGTGAGGAGATCACCGCGCAGAACGGGCGGTATGGCCCATACCTCAAGCGCGGCAAGGATTCTCGCTCGCTGTCGACCGAGGACCAGATCTTCGACATCACGCTCGACGAAGCGCTGAAAATCTATGCCGAGCCCAAACGCCGTGGCAGACAAGGGGCTTCGGCGCCACCGCTGCGCGAGCTGGGCACCGATCCGGCGTCGGGCAAGCCGATGGTGATCAAGGACGGCCGTTTCGGGCCATATGTCACCGACGGGGAAACCAACGCCAGCCTGCGCAAGGGCGACGACGTGTTGTCGATCACCGACGAACGCGCGGCCGAACTGCTTGCCGACCGCCGCGCCCGGGGCCCGGTCAAAAGGGCGAGGAAGACTGCTCGTAAGGCGCCGGCCAAAAAGCGCGGCTAG